The following coding sequences lie in one Cronobacter universalis NCTC 9529 genomic window:
- a CDS encoding fimbrial protein: protein MRIVKLFSALLVLAGSLFFMPHAQAGCTAPMMPYTVSVASIAVSSTLPVGSAIPGSDETINIHGSCDGYAGQVIIGCYYGSGSEVPGVPGVYNTGVNGIGITLVNDKGQRIVGGGIGCDTRNTPLGYVSSDGSNTFNFNVTLALVKTSDNIVSGSLQQAQTVFGVGVYNQSPIGAPNNISYAGNITYKSVTCSVDPKSLYLTLGNVPGATFTGIGSGSGWYNFSVHATCNNPVSVGVKVSSANGYASAQPSVIKLTPEMGAATGIGVQILTNGQNTDFDHYSYVGDIPAANMMLNIPFAVQYYQTASTVTPGSANAVATLTIAYR from the coding sequence ATGCGAATCGTAAAACTCTTCAGCGCGCTGCTGGTGCTGGCCGGTAGCCTTTTCTTTATGCCTCATGCGCAGGCGGGCTGTACTGCGCCGATGATGCCTTACACGGTGTCTGTGGCTTCGATTGCGGTCTCCAGCACGTTGCCGGTCGGCTCGGCCATTCCGGGCAGTGACGAGACTATCAATATTCACGGTTCCTGTGACGGATACGCAGGCCAGGTCATTATCGGTTGTTACTATGGAAGCGGCAGCGAAGTACCGGGAGTGCCGGGCGTTTACAACACGGGCGTGAATGGGATCGGGATTACGCTGGTGAACGATAAAGGCCAGCGCATTGTTGGCGGCGGCATCGGTTGTGATACCCGCAATACCCCGCTGGGCTATGTCTCCAGCGACGGCAGTAATACCTTTAATTTTAACGTGACGCTGGCGCTGGTCAAAACTTCGGACAATATCGTCTCCGGCTCGCTTCAGCAGGCGCAGACGGTATTCGGCGTGGGGGTCTATAATCAGTCGCCCATCGGCGCGCCAAATAACATTTCTTACGCCGGCAATATCACCTACAAATCCGTTACCTGCTCCGTAGATCCGAAAAGTCTCTACCTCACCCTCGGCAATGTGCCAGGCGCGACGTTTACTGGTATCGGCAGCGGCTCCGGCTGGTATAACTTTTCGGTTCACGCCACCTGCAACAATCCGGTAAGCGTGGGGGTAAAAGTTTCCAGCGCGAATGGTTATGCCTCAGCCCAGCCCTCCGTCATTAAACTGACGCCGGAAATGGGCGCAGCGACCGGTATCGGCGTCCAGATCCTGACCAACGGGCAGAACACGGATTTCGATCATTACAGCTATGTGGGCGATATCCCTGCCGCGAATATGATGCTCAATATCCCTTTCGCCGTTCAGTACTACCAGACCGCCAGCACGGTGACGCCGGGTTCGGCAAATGCCGTTGCGACTCTTACCATCGCTTACCGATGA
- a CDS encoding fimbrial protein, with translation MKKLLLTSTLAALACSSSFTCAASTGEGQVNFTGEILDAACEVVNSLSSPLAVDLGKVSKTAFTGVGSTTNITSFFLQLKNCPETVTKASIKFGGNADTDNVNVLALTGGTGAASGIGIQLVDADGTPLNLYTASADYALQTGTATNDLEFGARYIQTGAAVTAGTANGSSTFTVTYN, from the coding sequence ATGAAAAAGTTATTGCTTACATCCACTCTGGCCGCGCTGGCCTGTTCCTCCTCATTTACCTGTGCCGCATCGACCGGTGAAGGCCAGGTTAATTTTACCGGTGAAATCCTTGATGCCGCCTGCGAGGTCGTCAACAGCCTGAGCAGCCCGCTGGCGGTGGATTTAGGGAAAGTCTCTAAAACTGCCTTTACTGGCGTTGGCTCCACCACCAACATCACCAGCTTTTTCCTGCAGCTAAAAAACTGCCCCGAAACGGTGACAAAAGCCTCAATTAAATTTGGCGGCAATGCAGATACCGATAACGTTAACGTCCTCGCCCTGACCGGCGGCACCGGCGCCGCCAGCGGCATTGGCATTCAGTTAGTCGATGCTGACGGCACGCCGCTGAATCTCTATACCGCGTCAGCGGATTACGCGCTGCAGACCGGCACGGCGACCAACGATCTGGAATTCGGCGCCCGTTATATTCAAACCGGCGCGGCTGTCACGGCGGGAACCGCCAACGGCTCTTCCACATTTACTGTGACCTATAACTGA
- a CDS encoding flavin reductase family protein, translating to MSYYYEPARGHGLPHDPLNAIIGPRPIGWIASQDAAGHRNLAPYSFFNCFNYRPPIIGFSSNGWKDSVKNIAETKEFVWNLATRSLAVAMNETSASLPHDEDEFVRAGLTAAPSRLVRAPRVAESPVNFECRLSQCIQLTSASGEPIDTWLVLGEVVAVHIADALLEDGIYQTSKAQPILRAGGPSAYYGIDDAQRFDLVRPDAR from the coding sequence ATGAGCTACTACTACGAACCGGCACGCGGCCACGGTTTGCCGCACGATCCGCTGAACGCCATCATCGGCCCGCGCCCGATTGGCTGGATAGCCTCGCAGGACGCCGCAGGCCATCGCAATCTCGCGCCCTACAGCTTCTTTAACTGCTTTAACTATCGCCCGCCGATTATTGGCTTCTCCAGCAACGGCTGGAAAGACAGCGTGAAAAATATTGCTGAAACCAAAGAGTTCGTCTGGAATCTGGCGACGCGCTCGCTGGCGGTGGCGATGAACGAGACCTCCGCCTCTCTGCCCCACGATGAAGATGAATTTGTGCGTGCAGGCCTGACCGCCGCGCCTTCGCGTCTGGTGCGCGCGCCGCGCGTCGCCGAAAGCCCGGTGAACTTCGAGTGCCGCCTGAGCCAGTGTATTCAGCTGACCTCCGCGAGCGGCGAGCCCATCGACACCTGGCTGGTGCTGGGCGAAGTGGTGGCGGTGCACATCGCCGACGCGCTGCTCGAAGACGGCATCTACCAGACGTCGAAAGCGCAGCCGATCCTGCGCGCAGGCGGCCCGAGCGCCTATTACGGTATCGATGACGCTCAGCGCTTCGATCTCGTGCGCCCCGACGCCCGTTAA
- the rlmF gene encoding 23S rRNA (adenine(1618)-N(6))-methyltransferase RlmF — protein MNRKPGLHPRNRHHSRYDFDALTESCPALGAFVRPSPAGEPTIDFADPQAVKTLNQALLAHFYGVREWDIPEGFLCPPVPGRADYIHHLADLLAEGNGGALPAQASVLDIGVGANCIYPLIGQHEYGWRFTGTDTSDEAIRSANAIVDANPGLNRAIRLRRQKTPGAIFNGVIHKNESYDATLCNPPFHDSADAAEAGNARKRRNLGLAADSGLNFGGQQQELWCEGGEVGFITQMIAESKQFARQVLWFTTLVSKGDNLPLLYRALEQAGAVKVVKKEMAQGQKQSRFIAWSFLDTAQRERWAQNRLR, from the coding sequence ATGAACCGCAAACCGGGCCTGCACCCACGCAACCGCCACCACAGCCGCTATGATTTCGACGCGCTGACAGAGAGCTGTCCGGCGCTTGGCGCTTTTGTCCGCCCGTCGCCCGCGGGCGAGCCGACGATCGACTTCGCCGATCCGCAGGCGGTGAAAACCCTTAACCAGGCGCTGCTGGCGCACTTTTACGGCGTGCGGGAGTGGGATATTCCTGAAGGATTCCTCTGCCCGCCCGTACCGGGCCGCGCGGATTATATTCACCATCTCGCCGATCTGCTTGCCGAAGGCAACGGCGGCGCGCTGCCCGCGCAGGCGAGCGTGCTGGATATTGGCGTTGGCGCGAACTGCATTTATCCGCTCATCGGCCAGCATGAGTATGGCTGGCGTTTTACCGGGACTGACACCAGCGACGAGGCGATCCGCAGCGCGAACGCCATCGTTGACGCCAACCCGGGGCTTAACCGCGCGATCCGTCTGCGCCGTCAGAAAACCCCCGGCGCGATTTTCAACGGCGTCATTCACAAGAATGAAAGCTACGACGCCACGCTGTGCAACCCGCCGTTCCATGACTCCGCCGACGCGGCAGAGGCGGGCAACGCACGCAAGCGCCGCAACCTGGGGCTGGCGGCTGATTCGGGGCTGAATTTCGGCGGTCAGCAGCAGGAGCTGTGGTGCGAAGGCGGCGAGGTCGGGTTTATCACGCAGATGATCGCCGAGAGCAAGCAGTTCGCCCGTCAGGTATTGTGGTTCACCACCCTGGTGTCGAAAGGCGATAACCTGCCGCTGCTCTACCGCGCGCTGGAGCAGGCGGGCGCGGTGAAAGTGGTTAAAAAAGAGATGGCCCAGGGGCAGAAGCAGAGCCGCTTTATCGCCTGGAGTTTTCTCGACACGGCCCAGCGCGAACGCTGGGCCCAGAACCGCCTGCGATAA
- the ybiB gene encoding DNA-binding protein YbiB, which translates to MDYRDIIKEIGRGKNHARSLDRETARALYNHMLDGDVPELEMGAILIALRIKGEGEQEMRGFYDAMQQHTLRLTPPVAKPMPVVIPSYNGARKQANLTPLLALLLSRLGFPVVVHGVSDDPTRVLTETIFTLMGIAPTLHAGQAQAKLDGRDPVYIPVGALCPPLEKQLGMRWRLGVRNSAHTLAKLATPFGESDALRLSSVSHPEYVNRVGQFFIDIGGRGLLMHGTEGEVYANPQRCPQIALIEDGNMRILVERQSEAAASPVALPEAKDPEVTARWTERCLSGLEPVPESLKIQMACVLVASGEAQDIPSALARIAGTF; encoded by the coding sequence ATGGATTATCGCGACATCATCAAAGAGATAGGCCGGGGCAAAAATCACGCCCGTTCTCTGGACCGCGAAACGGCCAGAGCCTTATACAACCACATGCTGGATGGCGATGTGCCGGAACTGGAGATGGGCGCGATTCTTATTGCGCTGCGTATTAAAGGCGAGGGCGAACAGGAGATGCGCGGTTTTTACGACGCGATGCAGCAGCACACGCTGCGCCTGACGCCGCCGGTGGCAAAACCGATGCCTGTGGTTATCCCCAGCTATAACGGCGCGCGTAAGCAGGCCAACCTGACGCCGCTGCTGGCGCTATTACTGAGCCGTCTCGGTTTTCCGGTCGTCGTACATGGCGTCAGCGACGATCCGACGCGCGTGCTGACAGAGACAATTTTTACGCTGATGGGCATCGCGCCGACGCTGCACGCAGGCCAGGCGCAGGCGAAACTGGACGGGCGCGATCCGGTCTATATCCCGGTCGGCGCGCTCTGCCCGCCGCTCGAAAAACAGCTGGGTATGCGCTGGCGGCTTGGGGTGCGCAACAGCGCCCATACGCTGGCGAAGCTTGCCACGCCGTTTGGCGAATCTGACGCGCTGCGTCTGTCCAGCGTCTCGCACCCGGAATATGTGAACCGGGTAGGGCAGTTCTTTATCGATATCGGCGGACGCGGTCTGCTGATGCACGGTACGGAAGGCGAGGTCTACGCCAACCCGCAGCGCTGCCCGCAAATCGCGCTTATTGAAGATGGGAACATGCGCATTCTGGTGGAGCGCCAGAGCGAGGCGGCGGCAAGCCCTGTAGCGCTGCCGGAGGCGAAAGATCCCGAAGTGACCGCCCGCTGGACCGAGCGCTGTTTATCTGGTCTTGAGCCGGTGCCGGAATCGTTAAAAATCCAGATGGCGTGCGTACTGGTGGCAAGCGGCGAAGCGCAGGATATCCCGTCGGCGCTGGCCCGCATCGCCGGGACGTTTTGA
- the ybiJ gene encoding DUF1471 family protein YbiJ encodes MKAIKYAVAALTLSAFTFAAGAAEQVSPAQAQNLNKIGVVSAQGARTLDELNDSLAAKAEAAGAKAYSITSARTNDLASGTAVIYN; translated from the coding sequence ATGAAAGCCATCAAATATGCTGTAGCCGCTCTGACCCTTTCCGCCTTCACCTTTGCTGCCGGCGCCGCCGAGCAGGTAAGCCCCGCTCAGGCGCAGAACCTGAACAAAATCGGCGTCGTCTCCGCTCAGGGCGCACGTACCCTTGACGAGCTGAACGACAGCCTGGCGGCGAAAGCGGAAGCGGCAGGCGCGAAAGCCTACAGCATCACCTCTGCCCGTACTAACGATCTGGCGAGCGGCACCGCAGTTATCTACAACTGA
- a CDS encoding fimbrial biogenesis chaperone, producing MRKLLVISALLMATTAAQAGVIVGGTRVVYQGDKKEASVPVTNNDDINYLIQSWVDTDAPGAAKAPFMVTPPLFRLDAHQDNTLRVVRTGGNLPEDRESLYWLNIKSIPSADKKEGVNSLQIAVKTRIKLMYRPASVSGKPDDVANRLKWRTEGNTLVVENPTPFYMNFNSVSINGNKVDDINFAVPEGESRFPLAKSVKHGTLSWNIINDFGAIGKNWSQTL from the coding sequence ATGCGTAAATTACTCGTTATTTCAGCCTTACTGATGGCGACAACGGCGGCGCAGGCTGGCGTTATTGTCGGCGGTACCCGCGTGGTCTATCAGGGTGATAAGAAAGAGGCGTCCGTTCCGGTCACTAATAATGATGATATTAATTATTTAATTCAGTCGTGGGTGGATACCGATGCGCCAGGCGCGGCTAAAGCACCGTTTATGGTGACGCCGCCGCTCTTTCGTCTGGATGCGCATCAGGATAATACGCTACGCGTGGTACGTACCGGCGGCAATCTGCCGGAGGATCGTGAATCGCTCTACTGGCTCAATATCAAATCGATTCCTTCTGCGGACAAAAAAGAAGGCGTCAACAGTCTGCAAATTGCCGTCAAAACGCGTATTAAATTAATGTACCGTCCGGCGTCCGTCAGCGGCAAACCGGACGATGTCGCGAACAGGCTGAAGTGGCGCACCGAAGGAAATACGCTGGTGGTGGAAAATCCGACGCCCTTTTATATGAACTTTAATAGCGTAAGTATCAACGGCAATAAAGTGGATGATATTAATTTCGCCGTTCCGGAAGGCGAAAGCCGTTTTCCTTTAGCCAAAAGCGTAAAACACGGCACGCTGTCCTGGAACATTATTAATGATTTCGGCGCCATTGGTAAAAACTGGTCCCAAACGCTTTAA
- a CDS encoding DksA/TraR family C4-type zinc finger protein, with translation MASGWANDGAVQDQIDSTVEDAVARARRDLPTGESLEFCEMCDEPIPEARRKAIPGVHLCVNCQQKQDEHRQRYSLYNRRGSKDSQLR, from the coding sequence ATGGCTTCAGGTTGGGCAAATGACGGCGCGGTGCAGGATCAAATCGACAGCACCGTGGAAGACGCCGTGGCGCGCGCGAGACGCGACCTGCCGACAGGCGAAAGTCTGGAGTTTTGCGAGATGTGCGATGAGCCCATCCCCGAGGCGCGCCGCAAGGCGATCCCTGGCGTGCATTTGTGCGTAAACTGCCAGCAAAAGCAGGATGAACACCGCCAGCGCTACTCCCTCTATAACCGCCGCGGCTCGAAAGACAGTCAGCTCCGCTAG
- a CDS encoding fimbria/pilus outer membrane usher protein codes for MPLNKARRPGLFHARRLALAIACICTGLSLASARADDYFNPALLDIDNPNQEKTDLSLYEKGPGLAPGKYRVDIYVNNNRIDTREVTFTLATAADGSSTLQPCLTPEDLKSFGIETDRFDTLRAPAQCADLSAIPSASAHFNVGRQQLQLSIPQSALGQAPRGYIPPEAFNEGINALLLNYSVNGSRQKSLASGTQDSSDLYANLRPGLNLGPWRLRNYSTWRHSDDDKETEKAFSSVYTYAQRDIITLKSALTLGQSSSPADVFDSIPFTGAQIASDDDMLPDGLRGYAPVVHGIARSNAQVIIRQNGYVISQNNVAPGAFEINDLYPSGGSGDLNVTVKESDGSEQHFVVPYASVPVLQREGRLKYSLTGGRYRSYDDEVLPTPFIQGSAIYGLPHGFTLYGGIQASQPYHALAAGVGENLGKFGALSLDMTEATSTQTPGEKHTGRSWRVRYSKDLPLTGATLSVAGYRFSSENYYGMQEVFDALRADNQWNNPLRRRQRTELTLEQPLGDALGSLNVSLLKENYWDSRQAMASLSLGYNNSWHSISYGLNYSLNRNTTGTTGDNAIRQNDRVLSFTLSVPLERWLPDTWANYSLNNSKQGATQNVGMNGTALAGDNLNWNIQQSHNSQGQANSTSLNADYKGAYGEASAGYGQDSNQRQIHYGFQGGIIAHAHGVTFGQPMGETVALVEAPGASGTAIANQTGIATDSHGYTIVPFVSPYRRNAIALDTETLPADADVTQAVQTVTPTRGAVVRARFDTRTGARALMTLARADGHPVPFGATATADDAAQAFIVGEDGQVYLTGLKAEGTLQVSWGKDASQHCSAIWHLPPANAAGPFITLSAQCV; via the coding sequence ATGCCTCTCAATAAAGCCAGACGGCCAGGTCTTTTTCATGCCCGTCGTTTAGCGCTGGCGATAGCCTGTATTTGTACAGGCCTGTCGCTGGCGTCTGCGAGGGCGGATGATTATTTCAACCCGGCACTGCTGGATATTGATAACCCGAATCAGGAAAAAACCGATTTAAGTCTTTATGAAAAAGGGCCGGGTCTGGCGCCGGGAAAATATCGTGTGGATATTTACGTGAATAACAACCGTATCGATACCCGCGAAGTCACGTTTACGCTGGCGACCGCCGCCGATGGCAGCAGCACGTTGCAGCCCTGCCTGACGCCAGAGGATTTGAAAAGTTTCGGCATAGAGACTGACCGTTTCGACACGTTGCGCGCGCCCGCGCAGTGCGCCGATCTCTCTGCTATTCCTTCCGCCAGCGCCCATTTCAACGTGGGCCGCCAGCAGCTTCAGCTCAGCATACCGCAAAGCGCGCTGGGCCAGGCGCCGCGCGGATATATCCCGCCGGAGGCGTTTAATGAAGGCATCAATGCGCTGTTGCTGAATTACAGCGTGAATGGCTCACGCCAGAAATCGCTGGCGTCCGGCACGCAGGACAGCAGCGACCTTTACGCCAACCTGCGCCCTGGCCTTAATCTCGGACCGTGGCGGCTGCGCAACTATTCGACCTGGCGCCACAGCGACGACGATAAAGAGACTGAAAAGGCATTTTCGTCTGTTTACACCTACGCGCAGCGCGACATTATCACCCTTAAAAGCGCGCTGACGCTCGGGCAAAGCAGTTCGCCGGCGGATGTCTTCGACAGCATCCCTTTTACGGGCGCGCAGATCGCCTCTGACGACGACATGCTGCCGGACGGGCTGCGCGGCTACGCGCCTGTCGTTCATGGCATTGCGCGCAGCAACGCGCAGGTCATTATTCGCCAGAACGGTTACGTGATTTCGCAGAATAACGTCGCCCCCGGCGCGTTTGAGATTAACGATCTCTACCCCAGCGGCGGCAGCGGCGATCTGAACGTCACGGTGAAAGAGAGCGACGGCAGCGAACAGCACTTTGTGGTGCCCTACGCTTCGGTTCCCGTTCTGCAACGCGAAGGACGGCTGAAATACAGCCTTACCGGCGGGCGCTATCGCTCTTATGACGACGAGGTGTTACCGACGCCCTTTATTCAGGGCTCGGCGATTTATGGGCTGCCGCACGGATTTACGCTCTACGGCGGTATTCAGGCAAGCCAGCCCTATCATGCGCTGGCGGCAGGCGTCGGTGAAAACCTGGGCAAGTTTGGCGCGCTGTCGCTGGATATGACAGAGGCCACCTCGACGCAGACACCGGGTGAAAAGCATACGGGCCGCTCATGGCGCGTCCGCTACAGTAAAGATCTTCCGCTGACCGGCGCCACGCTCTCGGTCGCGGGCTACCGCTTTAGCAGCGAAAACTATTACGGGATGCAGGAGGTGTTTGACGCGCTGCGCGCGGATAACCAGTGGAATAACCCGCTGCGCCGCAGGCAGCGCACCGAGCTTACGCTTGAGCAACCTCTCGGTGACGCGTTGGGCTCCCTGAACGTCAGCCTGCTTAAAGAAAATTACTGGGACAGCCGTCAGGCGATGGCCTCGCTCAGTCTCGGTTACAACAATAGCTGGCACAGCATTAGCTACGGGCTGAATTACAGCCTGAACCGCAATACCACCGGCACGACAGGCGATAACGCCATTCGACAAAATGACCGCGTGCTCTCCTTCACGCTCTCCGTGCCGCTCGAACGCTGGCTGCCTGATACCTGGGCGAACTATAGCCTGAATAACAGTAAGCAGGGCGCCACGCAAAACGTCGGTATGAACGGAACGGCGCTGGCGGGCGACAACCTCAACTGGAACATCCAGCAGAGCCATAACAGCCAGGGCCAGGCCAACAGCACCTCGCTGAATGCCGATTATAAAGGTGCTTATGGCGAAGCGAGCGCCGGATACGGCCAGGACAGCAACCAGCGCCAGATCCACTACGGCTTCCAGGGCGGCATTATCGCCCATGCGCACGGCGTCACGTTCGGGCAGCCGATGGGAGAAACCGTCGCGCTGGTAGAAGCCCCTGGCGCCAGCGGCACCGCTATCGCCAACCAGACCGGCATTGCGACAGACAGCCACGGCTACACCATCGTGCCTTTCGTCAGTCCTTATCGCCGCAACGCCATTGCGCTTGATACCGAAACGCTGCCCGCCGACGCCGACGTCACGCAGGCCGTGCAGACCGTGACGCCGACACGCGGCGCGGTGGTGCGCGCCCGCTTCGACACCCGCACCGGCGCGCGCGCATTAATGACGCTGGCGCGCGCCGACGGCCATCCGGTGCCGTTTGGCGCCACCGCGACGGCGGATGATGCTGCGCAAGCGTTTATCGTCGGCGAAGACGGCCAGGTCTATCTGACCGGCCTGAAAGCGGAAGGCACCTTGCAGGTGAGCTGGGGGAAAGACGCCAGCCAGCACTGTTCGGCCATCTGGCATCTGCCCCCGGCGAATGCCGCCGGTCCCTTTATTACTCTCTCCGCGCAGTGTGTGTGA
- the ybiO gene encoding mechanosensitive channel protein has product MPWILLLLVSLFSVSASAVSLPAAVVGASTTQKSETPPAEPDADKKKAAYAALADVLENDASRKALIEQLRQAAATPADQPTPVIKPPVSDEEDKTVLENVTEVTRHYGGELAGRFAQLHRNITNAPHKPFNEKTFFNALTHFSLLAVSVFLFYFAVRACAIPLYRKMGQWGRRKNINRASWVQLPLMIILAFLIDLALLALTLFVGQLAIEMMNAGSRTIARQQGLFLNAFALIEFFKAILRLIFCPRFPSLRPFVISDASARYWHLRLSGLSSLIGYGLLVAVPIISAQVNVQIGALANVVIMLTMTAWALYLIFHNKRAITAGLTRLADRSLAFFSLFIRAFALVWHWLASAYFIVLFFFSLFDPGNSLKTMMGASLKTLVIVSVAAFICGVFTRWLSKTITLSPPVQRNYPELQKRLNGWLSVSLKLARFLTVCVTVMLLLNAWGLFDFWTWLTVGAGEKAVDILIRISLIVFFSAVGWTLLASLIESRLASDIHGRPMPSARTRTLLTLFRNALAVVISTITIMIVLSEIGVNIAPLLAGAGALGLAVSFGSQTLVKDIITGIFIQFENGMNTGDLVTIGPLTGTVERMSIRSVGVRQDTGAYHIIPWSSITTFANFVRGIGSFVANYDVDRFEDTDKANRALRAAVDELMEQEDIRMLVIGEPNVVGIVGLTNTAFTIRVTFTTQPLKQWTVRFALDGMVKKHFDLAGIRPPVQTVQVMQPMPDAAAAAQAQAAAGGALPPANPTV; this is encoded by the coding sequence GTGCCGTGGATTTTACTGCTGCTTGTCAGCCTGTTTAGCGTCTCAGCCAGTGCCGTAAGCCTGCCCGCCGCAGTGGTGGGCGCGTCAACCACGCAGAAAAGCGAGACGCCGCCCGCAGAGCCCGATGCCGATAAAAAGAAAGCCGCTTACGCGGCGCTGGCGGACGTGCTCGAAAACGACGCCTCCCGCAAAGCGCTAATTGAACAGCTGCGTCAGGCGGCGGCCACGCCTGCGGACCAGCCGACGCCGGTCATCAAGCCGCCGGTCAGCGATGAAGAAGATAAAACGGTGCTGGAAAACGTCACCGAGGTCACCCGCCACTACGGCGGCGAGCTCGCCGGACGCTTCGCGCAGCTGCACCGCAATATCACCAACGCGCCACATAAGCCCTTCAACGAAAAGACGTTTTTCAACGCGCTCACCCATTTCAGCCTGCTCGCGGTCTCGGTATTCCTCTTTTACTTCGCCGTGCGCGCCTGCGCCATTCCGCTGTATCGCAAAATGGGCCAGTGGGGGCGGCGTAAAAACATCAACCGGGCAAGCTGGGTTCAGCTGCCGCTGATGATTATCCTCGCGTTTCTTATCGATCTCGCGCTGCTGGCGCTGACGCTCTTCGTGGGTCAGCTCGCCATCGAGATGATGAACGCCGGCAGCCGCACCATCGCCCGCCAGCAGGGGCTGTTCCTCAACGCTTTCGCGCTGATTGAGTTTTTCAAAGCGATTTTGCGCCTGATTTTCTGCCCGCGCTTTCCGTCGCTGCGCCCGTTTGTCATCAGCGATGCGAGCGCACGCTACTGGCACCTGCGCCTGAGCGGGCTGAGCAGCCTGATTGGCTACGGCCTGCTGGTGGCGGTGCCGATTATCTCAGCCCAGGTTAACGTGCAAATCGGCGCGCTGGCGAATGTCGTCATCATGCTGACGATGACCGCCTGGGCGCTCTATCTTATCTTCCACAATAAGCGCGCCATCACCGCCGGGCTGACGCGCCTGGCGGACCGTTCGCTGGCCTTCTTCAGCCTGTTTATCCGCGCGTTCGCGCTGGTCTGGCATTGGCTGGCGAGCGCCTATTTCATCGTGCTCTTTTTCTTTTCGCTCTTCGATCCGGGCAACAGCCTGAAAACGATGATGGGCGCCTCGCTGAAAACGCTCGTCATTGTCAGCGTCGCGGCGTTTATCTGCGGCGTGTTCACCCGCTGGCTCAGCAAAACCATCACGCTCTCGCCGCCGGTGCAGCGCAACTACCCGGAGCTGCAAAAGCGCCTCAACGGCTGGCTGTCGGTCTCGCTGAAGCTGGCGCGCTTTCTCACCGTTTGCGTGACGGTGATGCTGCTGCTCAACGCCTGGGGGCTGTTTGATTTCTGGACGTGGCTGACCGTGGGCGCGGGCGAAAAAGCCGTCGATATCTTAATCCGCATCTCGCTGATTGTGTTCTTCTCCGCCGTCGGCTGGACGCTGCTGGCGAGCCTGATTGAGAGCCGCCTCGCCTCGGATATCCACGGCCGCCCGATGCCGAGCGCGCGTACCCGCACGCTGCTGACGCTGTTTCGCAACGCGCTGGCGGTGGTCATCAGCACCATTACCATCATGATCGTGCTCTCGGAGATTGGCGTGAATATCGCGCCGCTGCTGGCGGGCGCGGGCGCGCTGGGCCTCGCCGTGTCGTTCGGCTCCCAGACGCTGGTGAAAGATATTATTACCGGCATCTTTATTCAGTTTGAAAATGGCATGAACACCGGCGATCTGGTGACGATCGGGCCGTTGACGGGCACGGTGGAGCGCATGTCGATCCGCTCGGTGGGCGTGCGTCAGGATACCGGCGCGTACCACATCATTCCGTGGTCATCGATCACCACCTTCGCGAACTTCGTGCGCGGTATCGGCTCGTTTGTGGCGAACTATGATGTCGACAGGTTTGAAGATACCGATAAGGCCAATCGCGCCCTGCGCGCCGCGGTGGACGAGCTGATGGAGCAGGAGGATATCCGCATGCTGGTGATAGGCGAGCCGAATGTGGTGGGCATCGTCGGGCTGACCAACACCGCGTTTACTATCCGCGTGACATTCACCACACAGCCGCTCAAGCAGTGGACGGTGCGCTTCGCGCTCGACGGGATGGTGAAAAAGCACTTCGATCTGGCAGGTATTCGCCCGCCGGTGCAGACGGTGCAGGTGATGCAGCCGATGCCGGATGCGGCCGCGGCCGCCCAGGCACAAGCGGCGGCAGGCGGCGCGCTGCCGCCCGCCAACCCGACGGTATAA